DNA from Lactobacillus johnsonii:
GACGTAAATTACAGCGTGCAAAGAATCATCAGCAAGCTTATCAAGCTCCTAAATCACTTCCAATAGATCAGCCTAGTGAGCCGAAAGAAGAGCAAGCAGGTACTGATCTTGAGATTAGGAATCCGGCTCTTGATCGCTTGCTTTACCTATTCATACACAGTGATGAAGCAAGGGATTATTTATTGAGTCAGCAATTTTTGTTTCCAGATGAACGTTATGCAAAGTTAGCAGAATTTTGGTTAAAATACCATCAGACTCATGAAGGGGCAGAGGTTACTGGCTTCATTGATTTTATTCCTGAAGAACTTCAAGGTATAATTATTAATATGGAGATGATTTCAATGCCTCCAGATTATTCTAAGCGCGAATTAGATGATCAATTGCGGGCATTGGAAAAAAGTAAGATTGATCAGCAATTAAATGATTTGCTTAATCAATTGAAGGATGCTCAAAGAAAACAAGACAATAGTTTAGAGCTTGAAATAGCGCAAAAAGTAATTGCGTTAAGAAGAAAGAAGTTTTAGAGGGGGCTTTTTTACATGGCAGAGAGTAAGACTACCAAAGAAACAACAATGACACTTGATAAAAAGGTCAAGGAAGTTGTTAAGGAAGTTAAAAAAGATAAACAAATTACTGAAAACAAATTTACTGCTCAACTAATTAAGCCATATGATCTTCAAGGAAAAGCGGTAGATCAACTAGTTCAAGAATTTGAAGACAATGGAATTAGTATTGTTGATGAAAATGGTGAACCTTCAAAATTAGCTTTAAAGAAGCAAAAAGACGTTGAGAAGGCTGAATTGAAAGATATGTCAGCACCTTCAAGCGTAAGAATGAATGATCCAGTTCGGATGTATTTGAAGGAAATCGGACGTGTTTCACTGTTAAATGCTGATCAAGAAATTGCCTTGGCTAAGAGAATTGAATCAGGCGATGAAGAAGCTAAGCAAGAATTGGCTGAAGCTAACTTACGTTTGGTAGTTTCTATTGCTAAACGTTATGTTGGTCGTGGTATGTCCTTCTTAGACTTAATTCAAGAAGGTAACATGGGTTTGATGAAGGCCGTTGACAAATTTGACTATCGTTTAGGATTTAAGTTTTCAACTTATGCAACTTGGTGGATTAGACAAGCAATTACTCGTGCAATTGCTGACCAAGCGAGAACAATTCGTATTCCAGTTCACATGGTTGAAACAATTAATAAGTTGATCAGAATTCAAAGACAACTTTTGCAAGATTTGGGAAGAGAACCAACTCCAGAAGAAATTGGTGCCGAAATGGATATGCCAACTGATAAAGTTCGTGAAATCTTGAAGATTGCACAAGAACCAGTTTCTCTTGAAACACCAATTGGTGAAGAAGATGATTCTCATCTAGGTGACTTTATCGAAGATAAGGATGCAACTAGTCCTGAACAACATGCTTCATATGAATTGTTAAAAGAACAACTTGAAGAAGTACTTGATACTTTAACTGATCGTGAAGAGAATGTTTTACGTTTACGTTTTGGTCTTAATGATGGACGTACTCGTACTCTAGAAGAAGTTGGTAAAGTATTTGGAGTAACTCGTGAACGTATCAGACAGATTGAAGCTAAGGCTTTGCGTAAGTTACGTCACCCAAGTCGTTCAAATCAATTAAAAGACTTCTTAGATTAGGATAAGAGTTAACAGTAAAAACCTTGTGGTAATAGCAATATTGCCGCAAGGTTTTTTACTATAACAAAAATGAATACTAGTATATAAGAAAGTAATATACTTATATATCGTAACTGATTTAAAGTAAGTCTATAATATTAGCAGTTACTTATTTTTGGAAAGAAGGGAAAATATGAGTTGGGCAATTATTCAGCAAAGTGTGCCACAATTTGTCAAAGGTTTTCAATTAGAATTACCTGCAACAATTAATTTAGCTACAAGAATAATTAAAACAACCTCTTTATTGATGATGATCAGTGTGATGGATGTTATCAATGTTGGACAATAAATTGTTGAAGCAAATAATCAAACTAATCCTAACAGTGTTTTTTGGGTATATGGATTGATTTTCTTCTTATACTTCATTGTTGATTATCCTTTATCACTTTGGGCAAAACGATTGAGTAAGAGAAACGAGGCGTAAGGGATGGCTGAAAAAATGTTAGAAGTTGAAGATTTAAACAAGTTTTATGGAATAAGCAAGTATTACATGATATTTCTTTTTCTCTAAATAAGGGAGAGGTATTAACATTACTTGGACCTTCTGTATCGGGTAAAAGTACTTACTTCGCTGTTTAAATGGTTTAGAAGAATTTAAGAGCGGTACGATTATTTTTGAAGGAAAGAAAGTAATTCCAACTGCCAAAAATTGGCAACAACTTCGCCAAAAAATTGGGATGGTTTTTCAGAGTTATGATCTTTTCCCAAATATGACGGTCTTAGAAAATATCTTGCTTGGTCCAGTTAAGGTTCAAAAGAGACCTAAGGCTGAGGTTGAAAAAGAAGCAAAAGCTCTATTAAAAAGAGTGCATTTAGGGCAGTATGCAAATTCATATCCACGACAATTATCTGGTGGTCAAAAACAGAGAATTGCAATTGTTCGTGCATTAGCTCTTCATTCTGATTTAATGCTATTTGATGAAGTTACTGCTTCTCTTGATCCAGAAATGGTTAGAGGAGTACTAAAATTAATCAAGCAGTTATCTGATGAAGATTATATGACCATGATCATCATTACTCACGAGATGAGCTTGGCCAAGCAGATTGCAGATCAAGTCTTATTCTTAGAAAATGGAACCATTGTAGAAGACACACCAGGAAAAGAATTCTTTGAGCATCCCAAAACAAAGAGAGTAGAAGAATTTTTAGAGAGTATGGAATTTTAAGGAGAGTAAAAATGAAGAAACATAAATTTATTAAAAAGTTAATTGCTGCTGTTGGATCTTAGCTGTTGGAGCTGTGACTTTAACTGCTTGCTCAAATAATTCAAGCAGTAATTCATCAAGCAATAATCCTAGTTCAGTTGCTGCAATTAAGAAACGTGGCGCTTTGAAAGTTGCCATATTTGACGATTTACCACCATATAGTTGGGTTAATAAAGATGGTAAGCGCGTTGGATACGATGTTCGCTTAGCTCGTGCATTAGTTAAAGAAATGGGCGTTAAAGTTAAGTTTGTTCAAGTAAACGCTAATAACCGTGTTGATACTTTGAATGCAAACAAAGCTGATATTGTTTTAGCTAACTTCACTGTTACTTCAGAAAGAAAGCAAGTTGTAGATTTTGCTAAGCCATACATGAAAGTATCAGTTGGTGTTGTTTCACCTAAGTCTAAGCCAATTACTAATGTGAACCAGTTGAAGGGTAAGAAAG
Protein-coding regions in this window:
- the rpoD gene encoding RNA polymerase sigma factor RpoD, with protein sequence MAESKTTKETTMTLDKKVKEVVKEVKKDKQITENKFTAQLIKPYDLQGKAVDQLVQEFEDNGISIVDENGEPSKLALKKQKDVEKAELKDMSAPSSVRMNDPVRMYLKEIGRVSLLNADQEIALAKRIESGDEEAKQELAEANLRLVVSIAKRYVGRGMSFLDLIQEGNMGLMKAVDKFDYRLGFKFSTYATWWIRQAITRAIADQARTIRIPVHMVETINKLIRIQRQLLQDLGREPTPEEIGAEMDMPTDKVREILKIAQEPVSLETPIGEEDDSHLGDFIEDKDATSPEQHASYELLKEQLEEVLDTLTDREENVLRLRFGLNDGRTRTLEEVGKVFGVTRERIRQIEAKALRKLRHPSRSNQLKDFLD